Proteins encoded together in one Hylaeus volcanicus isolate JK05 chromosome 3, UHH_iyHylVolc1.0_haploid, whole genome shotgun sequence window:
- the LOC128873495 gene encoding zinc finger protein 425-like — MLEKSTRSIGDFQASHVCTACGKRYKWLDSLKRHIRVDCGNKEKQFSCHVCHRKFRYRYELRNHIVLSYGMSSGFQSYSSAPQHQQDAEPSRSSDGILLNICFGCGRRYKWRDSLLRHQRVECGNKEKKFCCTLCPKKFYHQPELLARCSDQLVLSVPNTVPENGSGESDGGERDRPEQEPSRGTGLGELAEQAGRLGEDVREDIERGFGESHGVWRSRLVGVLVPAVRKRLLWKALKDLEDGPPFLCPKCGRTYTHKCNLTRHLRLECGVGPRFQCAWCKKRFKHRHHLRDHQRIHLYNNCNFKSRN; from the exons ATGCTGGAGAAGAGTACTCGAAGCATAGGGGATTTCCAAGCTTCGCACGTTTGCACCGCTTGTGGAAAGAGGTACAAGTGGTTGGACAGCCTGAAGAGGCACATAAGAGTCGACTGCGGCAACAAGGAGAAGCAATTTTCGTGTCACGTGTGCCACAGGAAGTTCAGATACCGATACGAACTACGAAATCACATTGTC CTGTCTTATGGCATGTCGTCTGGATTTCAATCTTACTCGAGCGCTCCGCAACACCAGCAGGACGCGGAACCATCGCGCAGCAGCGACGGGATCCTGCTGAACATTTGTTTCGGTTGCGGGAGGAGATACAAGTGGAGGGACAGCTTGCTGAGGCATCAAAGGGTCGAGTGTGgtaacaaggaaaaaaaattctgttgCACGCTGTGCCCGAAAAAATTCTATCACCA ACCGGAGCTACTCGCCAGGTGCAGCGATCAACTGGTACTATCAGTACCGAACACTGTACCTGAGAATGGTAGCGGAGAATCAGATGGCGGAGAACGCGACCGCCCAGAACAAGAGCCCAGTCGTGGAACAGGACTCGGAGAGCTGGCCGAACAAGCCGGTCGTCTCGGAGAAGACGTCCGAGAAGATATTGAACGAGGCTTCGGGGAATCACACGGCGTTTGGCGCTCGCGACTCGTCGGAGTACTCGTGCCCGCGGTGCGGAAACGCTTAC TCTGGAAAGCGCTGAAGGATTTGGAAGACGGGCCGCCATTTTTGTGCCCGAAATGCGGCCGCACTTACACACACAAGTGCAACCTGACGAGGCACTTGCGCCTCGAGTGCGGCGTCGGGCCGAGATTTCAATGCGCGTGGTGCAAGAAGCGGTTCAAGCATCGACATCACCTGCGGGACCATCAGAGGATTCATCTTTACAACAACTGCAACTTCAAGTCGCGAAACTGA
- the LOC128874002 gene encoding gastrula zinc finger protein 5-1-like: MEAMREGEKGQEDNAEACEVSFHGQLPMSYLLCDSSILNSAETSVTQKNVKSNQQFRCDGCGRAYTRMDSLKRHQAKCDASLEKLQEEVEWLHRQKFYCNQCGKGYKRLDTLRRHQRLVCVDKETATTSS, encoded by the coding sequence ATGGAGGCTATGAGAGAGGGCGAGAAGGGCCAAGAGGACAACGCGGAGGCGTGCGAGGTCTCGTTTCACGGGCAGCTGCCGATGAGTTACTTACTGTGCGACTCGTCCATCCTGAACTCCGCGGAGACTAGCGTGACGCAGAAAAACGTCAAGTCCAATCAGCAGTTCCGTTGCGACGGATGCGGCAGAGCTTACACGCGAATGGACAGCCTGAAACGACATCAGGCGAAGTGCGACGCTTCTCTGGAGAAGCTGCAAGAAGAAGTCGAGTGGCTTCACAGGCAGAAGTTTTACTGCAATCAGTGCGGCAAGGGTTACAAGAGGTTGGACACCTTGAGGAGGCACCAAAGGCTCGTCTGCGTGGACAAAGAGACCGCTACCACCAGCTCGTAA